GCAAGGTGGCGACGGTGGAGTACGACCCGAACCGGAGCGCGCGCATCGCGCTTGTGTGTTACGCAGACGGCGAGAAGCGCTACGTCCTTGCTCCCCACGGCCTCAAGGTGGGCGACGCCGTGCTCTCGAGCAACGCGGCCATCGACGCCAAGATCGGCAACACCATGCCCCTGGAGCATATCCCGCCGGGCATGGAGATTCACAACATCGAGCTGCGGCCCGGCAAGGGAGGCCAGCTGGTGCGAAGCGCGGGCAACGCGGCCACCATCGAGGCCAAGGAAGGCGCTTATGCGGTGGTGCGCCTTCCGTCCAAGCGAAGGCGCCTTATTTTGCTGCGGTGTCGCGCGACCGTCGGGCAGGTGGGGAACCTCGACCATGAGGGCGTCACGTCGGGCAAGGCCGGGCGCTCCCGCTGGCTGGGCCGCAGGCCCCATGTGCGCGGGGTGGCCAAGAATCCCGTGGACCATCCCCTGGGCGGCGGCGAGGGCAAGGCGAGCGGGGGGCGCCATCCCAGCACCCCTTGGGGCGCGCCGACGAAGGGCTACAAGACGCGCCGGAACAAACGCACGAAACGCTTTCACTTGAAGTAAGGAGTATCGAAACCATGCCGCGCTCGCTCAAGAAAGGCCCCTGGGTGGATGCGCACCTGATGCGCAGCGTGATGGCCATGAACGAGGCGAACACCAAGTCGGTCGTGAAGACGTGGTCGCGCCGCTCGACCGTGGTGCCCGAGATGGTGGGGCACACCTTGGCGGTGCACAACGGCAGGAAATTCATTCCCGTCTACATCACCGAGAACATGGTCGGCCACAAGCTCGGCGAGTTCGCTCCGACCCGCATTTTCAGGGCCCACGGCGGGGCGGGAGAAAAAGCGGCGGTGGTGAAGAAGCATACGAAAAAGTAAGGAAATATGCCTGAAGCGATTGCAAAAGCCAAGCTGAATCACCTGCGCCAGTCGCCTTACAAGATGCGCGAGGTTGCGGACCTGGTGCGCGGCCAGAGCGTGAGTCACTCCCTCTCGCTTCTGCGCCACACGAAGAAGCGCGCGGCGGTGGACCTGCTTCAACTCCTCGAGTCCGCCGTGGCCAACCTTCAGGCGAAAGGAGAGGGTGACTACGACGACGAGCGCCTCTACGTGTCGCTCCTTGTCGTGGACGAGGGGCCGACGCTCAAGCGGTATCAGCCGATGTCCTTGGGGCGCGCGGGGATGGTGCGCAAGCGCACGTGCCGCGTTCGCCTGGAGCTGGGGGAGCGTCCGGAAAAAGGCTCGGCCTCCGAGCACCGGGGAAAGGCCTGACGCATGGGACAGAAAGTTCATCCCGAGTCGCTCCGCCTGGGCTACATCCACACGTGGAAGTCACGGTGGTACGCCGAGAAGGACTACAAGGGCCTTCTTCACGAGGACCTGTGGCTCCGCGACTTTACCCACAAGCGCTACCCGCGCGCGGGCGTCTCGCGCGTCATCATCGAGCGCGCCGCGAACAAGCTCAAAATCAACATCCATACGTCGCGCCCCGGCGTGGTGATCGGAAGGAGGGGCGCGGAGGTGGAGAAGTTCCGCAAGGACGTGGAAAAACTCACCAAGCGGGAAGTCTACGTGAACATTCAGGAGGTGGCGCGGCCGGAAGCCGACGCGCAGTGCGTTGCCGAGAACATCGCGGTCCAGCTCGAAAAGCGCGTGATGTTCCGGCGCGCCATGAAGCGCGCCGTCGAGACCGCCCACCAAGGCGGTTGCAAGGGCATCAAGGTCATGGTGGCAGGGCGCCTCAGCGGAAGGGAAATCGCGCGCACGGAGTGGTATCTCGAAGGGAAGCTGCCGCTTCACACATTCCGTGCGGACATCGACTACGGGTTTTCGCAGGCGTATACCACCTACGGCGTCATCGGTATCAAGGTTTGGATTTACAACGGTGATATTATGGACGTGGAGGAGGCCCACCATGCGGGGCTGTAGCGAAGAGATATTGCCATGTTGATGCCCAAGAAAGTTAAATTCCGGAAACAGCAGCGGGGCCGCCGCAAGGGCAAGGCTTGGCGCGGCAGCGGCGTTGATTTCGGGGACTTCGGCCTGCGGACGCTCGGCGCGGCCTGGCTGACGGCGCGTCAGATTGAGGCGGCGCGGGTGGCGCTTTCCCGCCATCTTCACAAGGGTGGAAAGCTCTGGATTCGCGTGTTTCCCGACAAGCCGGTGACCAAAAAGCCGCTCGAGACGCGCCAGGGCGGCGGTAAGGGCCCCCCCGAGGAATGGGTGGCGGTCGTCAAGCCTGGCCGCGTCTTGTTCGAGGTGGAGGGCATCCCGGAGAGGGAGGCGCGGGAAGCGTTCCGGCGCGTCGGCCACAAATTGCCGGTCAAAACCGTTTTTGTAAGCCGGGCCGAGGTGCGGTGACCATTATGGCACGGGCGAAAGATTTGCGGGAACTCGACGACAAGGATCTGCGCGACCGGGCAGCGGAGCTCCAGCAGGAGCTTTTTAAGTTCCGTTTTCAGAAGGTGCTCGGGCAGCTCGAGACGCCCATGCGAGTGCGAGCGGCCCGGAGGGATTACGCCAGGATTCTGACGGTGCTTCGAGAGCGGGAGAGGGAACGCAGCAGGGAGAAATCGGCATGAAGGGGCGTCGTGCAACCCAAGTGGGTCGGGTGCTCAAGGATAAGATGCAAAAGACGGTGGTGGTCGCGGTGTCTCAGACCTACCGCCATCGCCGCATTGGAAAGTACATACGAAAGACGAAGAAATATTATGTTCACGACGAGAAAAACGCGTGCCGCGTGGGCGACAAGGTGCTCATTGTGGAGACTCGGCCCGTGAGCCGCCTCAAGCGGTGGCGGCTGGCCAAGGTTCTGGAGCGCGGTACCGACGGCGACTTAAACGCGGAGGCGGCGTCATGATCCAGATGCGCACGCGCCTCCGCGTGGCCGACAACTCGGGTGCCAAGGTCATCGCGTGCATCCACCCCCTCGGCGGCGGCACCGGCCGCCACGGTCGGCTGGGCGACGTCATTCGCGCCAGCGTCAAGGAGGCCATTCCCCGCGCCGAGGTGAAGAAAGGCGACGTCGTGCGGGCCGTGATCGTCCGGACGCGGAAAGAACACCGCCGCAGGGACGGCACCTACATTCGCTTTGACGATAACGCGGCGGTGCTGATCAACGAGCAGCGCGAGCCCGTCGGAACGCGGGTGTTCGGTCCCGTCGCGCGCGAGCTGCGGGACAGGAATTTCGTGAAAATCGCGTCGCTGGCCCCGGAGGTGCTCTGAGGATGGCACGCATGCATGCCCGCAAAGGGGATACCGTGACCATAATGGCTGGCACCGATAAGGGAAAAACCGGCAAGGTGCTGCGAGTGTTTGTCCGCGAGGGCAGAGCCGTGGTGGAAGGGGTCCGTTTTGTCAAGAAGCACGTGCGCCCCAATCCGAGGCGGAACATCAAGGGCGGTATCGTGCAAAAGGAAGCGACGGTTCCGCTTTCCAACCTGATGGTGGTGTGTTCGGGGTGCAAGAGGCCCGCGCGCGTCGGGATTCAAATCCTCGAGGACGGCCGCCGGGTGCGTCAGTGCAAGCGCTGCAAGGAGCATATTGTTACCCCATGACGGTGCCGCGAATCCGCGAACGATACGAGAAGCAGGTGCGACCGGCCATGAAAGAGGAATTCGGCTACCGAAGCCTCATGGCGGTGCCGCGGCTGCACAAGATTGTTGTTAACATGGGCGTTGGAGAAGCCAAGAGCGACATTAAGATTCTGGACGCCGCGGCCGGTGAGTTGGCCTCCATCGCGGGGCAGAAACCGAAAATCACCCGCTCGCGCAAAGCCATAGCGGCGTTCAACGTGCGGGCGAATCTTCCCATCGGCTGCTGCGTCACGCTGCGGGGGAACCGCATGTACGAGTTTTTCGACCGCCTCGTGAACATCGCCCTTCCGCGCGTGCGGGATTTTCAAGGACTTCCGCCGCGTGCCTTTGACGGGCGCGGAAACTATACGCTCGGGCTGCGTGACCAATTGGTCTTTCCGGAAGTGGACTATACGAAGGTGGACCGCCTCATGGGCATGAACGTCACCGTCGTCACGATGGCGAAGACGGATGAGGAGGCGTTCTATCTACTTCACGCGCTTGGCATGCCGTTCCGAACACGGAAAGCGGCTTAGAGGCAAGAAATGGCTACGACCGCTTGGGTTGCGAAAACGAAGAAGAAGCCGAAGTTCAAGGTGCGGTGCCGCAATCGCTGCAACCGCTGTGGACGCCCGCGTGGCTATTATCGAAAGTTCGGATTGTGCCGC
The DNA window shown above is from Acidobacteriota bacterium and carries:
- the rplB gene encoding 50S ribosomal protein L2, with protein sequence MPLKTYKPTSPGLRKRALASGKEITAREPHKPLTRPLKERAGRSRRGRIAVRSRGGRHKRLYRVVDFKRDKFDVPGKVATVEYDPNRSARIALVCYADGEKRYVLAPHGLKVGDAVLSSNAAIDAKIGNTMPLEHIPPGMEIHNIELRPGKGGQLVRSAGNAATIEAKEGAYAVVRLPSKRRRLILLRCRATVGQVGNLDHEGVTSGKAGRSRWLGRRPHVRGVAKNPVDHPLGGGEGKASGGRHPSTPWGAPTKGYKTRRNKRTKRFHLK
- the rpsS gene encoding 30S ribosomal protein S19, with product MPRSLKKGPWVDAHLMRSVMAMNEANTKSVVKTWSRRSTVVPEMVGHTLAVHNGRKFIPVYITENMVGHKLGEFAPTRIFRAHGGAGEKAAVVKKHTKK
- the rplV gene encoding 50S ribosomal protein L22, whose product is MPEAIAKAKLNHLRQSPYKMREVADLVRGQSVSHSLSLLRHTKKRAAVDLLQLLESAVANLQAKGEGDYDDERLYVSLLVVDEGPTLKRYQPMSLGRAGMVRKRTCRVRLELGERPEKGSASEHRGKA
- the rpsC gene encoding 30S ribosomal protein S3, translating into MGQKVHPESLRLGYIHTWKSRWYAEKDYKGLLHEDLWLRDFTHKRYPRAGVSRVIIERAANKLKINIHTSRPGVVIGRRGAEVEKFRKDVEKLTKREVYVNIQEVARPEADAQCVAENIAVQLEKRVMFRRAMKRAVETAHQGGCKGIKVMVAGRLSGREIARTEWYLEGKLPLHTFRADIDYGFSQAYTTYGVIGIKVWIYNGDIMDVEEAHHAGL
- the rplP gene encoding 50S ribosomal protein L16, with the translated sequence MLMPKKVKFRKQQRGRRKGKAWRGSGVDFGDFGLRTLGAAWLTARQIEAARVALSRHLHKGGKLWIRVFPDKPVTKKPLETRQGGGKGPPEEWVAVVKPGRVLFEVEGIPEREAREAFRRVGHKLPVKTVFVSRAEVR
- the rpmC gene encoding 50S ribosomal protein L29 produces the protein MARAKDLRELDDKDLRDRAAELQQELFKFRFQKVLGQLETPMRVRAARRDYARILTVLRERERERSREKSA
- the rpsQ gene encoding 30S ribosomal protein S17 — its product is MKGRRATQVGRVLKDKMQKTVVVAVSQTYRHRRIGKYIRKTKKYYVHDEKNACRVGDKVLIVETRPVSRLKRWRLAKVLERGTDGDLNAEAAS
- the rplN gene encoding 50S ribosomal protein L14; its protein translation is MIQMRTRLRVADNSGAKVIACIHPLGGGTGRHGRLGDVIRASVKEAIPRAEVKKGDVVRAVIVRTRKEHRRRDGTYIRFDDNAAVLINEQREPVGTRVFGPVARELRDRNFVKIASLAPEVL
- a CDS encoding 50S ribosomal protein L24; protein product: MARMHARKGDTVTIMAGTDKGKTGKVLRVFVREGRAVVEGVRFVKKHVRPNPRRNIKGGIVQKEATVPLSNLMVVCSGCKRPARVGIQILEDGRRVRQCKRCKEHIVTP
- the rplE gene encoding 50S ribosomal protein L5, with the translated sequence MTVPRIRERYEKQVRPAMKEEFGYRSLMAVPRLHKIVVNMGVGEAKSDIKILDAAAGELASIAGQKPKITRSRKAIAAFNVRANLPIGCCVTLRGNRMYEFFDRLVNIALPRVRDFQGLPPRAFDGRGNYTLGLRDQLVFPEVDYTKVDRLMGMNVTVVTMAKTDEEAFYLLHALGMPFRTRKAA
- a CDS encoding type Z 30S ribosomal protein S14, producing the protein MATTAWVAKTKKKPKFKVRCRNRCNRCGRPRGYYRKFGLCRICLRQLAHRGELPGVIKSSW